One Oncorhynchus masou masou isolate Uvic2021 chromosome 27, UVic_Omas_1.1, whole genome shotgun sequence genomic window carries:
- the LOC135515787 gene encoding NADH dehydrogenase [ubiquinone] 1 beta subcomplex subunit 2, mitochondrial-like, translated as MSSLGRVMGVLRAGTQLLTRGPQKIVTRKAGGGPHIEAQYRQFPQLTKSQTFQAELLSSAMWFWILWHCWHDPDAVMGHFPWPDASAWTDEELGIPADDEE; from the exons ATGTCTTCTTTAGGAAGGGTCATGGGTGTCCTTAGGGCCGGGACGCAGCTTCTTACACGTGGACCTCAGAAAATAGTAACCCGAAA AGCTGGTGGTGGACCACACATAGAGGCCCAGTACAGGCAATTCCCACAACTCACCAAGAGCCAGACGTTCCAAGCAGAGCTCCTCAGCAGTGCCATGTGGTTCTGGATCCTGTGGCACTGCTGGCATGACCCAGATGCAGTAATG GGTCACTTCCCATGGCCTGATGCATCCGCATGGACAGATGAGGAACTGGGGATCCCAGCTGACGATGAGGAATGA